From Rhodopseudomonas palustris, a single genomic window includes:
- a CDS encoding sigma-70 family RNA polymerase sigma factor, with the protein MTGKQTATDEALIARIAQGDRVAMQVLYGRHHVKVFRFGLRLVRNEQIAEDLISEVFLDVWRQAGKFEGRSSVSTWLLAITRFKALSALRRRKDAELDEDAAAAIEDPSDDPEIAVQKKDTGEALRKCLTSLSPEHREIVDLVYYHEKSVEEVARIVGIPENTVKTRLFYARKKLADLLQAAGVQRGWP; encoded by the coding sequence GTGACGGGCAAACAGACTGCCACCGACGAGGCGCTGATCGCCAGGATCGCCCAAGGGGACCGCGTCGCGATGCAGGTGCTGTATGGCCGGCATCACGTCAAGGTCTTCCGGTTCGGGCTGCGTCTCGTCAGGAACGAACAGATCGCCGAGGATCTTATCAGCGAAGTGTTCCTCGACGTCTGGCGGCAGGCCGGCAAGTTCGAGGGACGGTCTTCGGTTTCGACCTGGCTGCTGGCGATCACGCGGTTCAAGGCGTTGTCGGCGCTGCGACGCCGCAAGGATGCCGAACTGGACGAAGATGCTGCCGCCGCGATCGAGGATCCCTCGGACGATCCAGAGATCGCAGTGCAGAAGAAGGACACCGGCGAGGCGCTACGAAAGTGCCTGACGTCGCTGTCACCCGAACATCGAGAGATCGTCGATCTGGTGTACTACCATGAGAAATCAGTCGAAGAAGTCGCCCGGATCGTCGGAATTCCGGAGAACACGGTGAAAACCCGGCTGTTCTACGCGCGAAAGAAACTTGCCGACCTGCTGCAGGCGGCCGGCGTCCAGCGAGGCTGGCCATGA
- a CDS encoding TIGR03809 family protein, with amino-acid sequence MEQTDAERGRALVERWCLLAEQRLDYLTELFETGRWRRFFGEREFLENVQEAKAAVESWRGLLKREATLDNRPVDLSWLGRNKKVPPRLAFYFDGEAVNGSPSYALPHSAPRSAQPPRVATPAKPIKPAEPVRAPVAPEPAPAIVPDDVPVWMHALDPARLEQRYSLLRKVS; translated from the coding sequence ATGGAACAGACCGACGCCGAGCGTGGCCGTGCGCTCGTCGAGCGCTGGTGCTTGCTCGCAGAGCAGCGGCTCGACTACCTCACCGAGCTGTTCGAAACCGGTCGGTGGCGACGGTTCTTCGGTGAACGCGAATTCCTGGAGAACGTCCAGGAAGCCAAAGCCGCGGTCGAATCCTGGCGCGGCCTGCTGAAGCGCGAAGCGACCTTGGACAATCGTCCGGTCGATCTGTCCTGGCTCGGCCGCAACAAGAAGGTCCCGCCGCGGCTGGCGTTCTACTTCGATGGCGAGGCTGTCAACGGCTCGCCCTCGTACGCGCTGCCTCACTCGGCACCTCGGTCGGCCCAGCCGCCGCGCGTCGCCACTCCCGCAAAACCCATCAAGCCCGCCGAGCCGGTGCGTGCCCCGGTTGCCCCGGAGCCCGCCCCCGCGATCGTCCCCGACGATGTTCCGGTGTGGATGCACGCGCTCGATCCGGCGCGACTCGAGCAGCGCTACTCACTGTTGCGCAAGGTGAGCTGA
- a CDS encoding HAMP domain-containing methyl-accepting chemotaxis protein, whose translation MPSAHSSPVPSAATGLFSFFTNRKIGFKIAIGFAAVQVLMAVLAILNYTNFGKLGDAFSSFDQRVGVVDAVRNVEQNFTNFRRTVREYSLTGEDTLIAEAGKRRAELQDNIQQAMQLVRDPGRRAAMVELGSKFASYVAQFDELTKLRQDQNRLSATVLGPVGQRIVGQLEQLQSATMSGDGNSDQALLVGQAMKQFLLLRLSASKVLGIHLEKAAQAGAEKALADFRTVLSTMKTVLATAAERKQLAAIEADLAIYADGYQQSVRDVVGIDATIAAMTKVAQSLALDAATIKQSGVAEQKQIGHQTAALIGETQTQILLITLGAMAIGFVLAWLIGRAVSGPIVAMSGVMKELAAGNTDVEIVGSGRLDEIGLMACTVEVFRNNSLECDRLKAEQEEAERRVAAEHKAEMQRLADHFEGAVGEIIETVTSAATELEASAGTLTSTAEHSQELATSVAAASEQASSNVQSVASATEQMTSSITEISRQVQESARIAGDAVDQARKTNDRIGQLADAANRIGAVVELINTIAGQTNLLALNATIEAARAGDAGRGFAVVAQEVKALAEQTGKATGEISQQIGSMQSATQESVGAIREIGGTIERMSEIASTIASAVEEQGAATQEISRNVQQAARGTQDVSAHVVDVQRGATETGTASAQVHSAAQLLSRDSNRLKDEVTRFVETVRAA comes from the coding sequence ATGCCTAGTGCTCATTCGTCGCCTGTCCCGTCCGCCGCGACGGGCCTGTTTTCGTTCTTCACCAACCGCAAGATCGGCTTCAAGATCGCCATCGGCTTCGCCGCCGTGCAGGTGCTGATGGCGGTGCTGGCGATTCTGAACTACACGAATTTTGGAAAGCTCGGAGATGCGTTTTCGAGCTTCGATCAGCGCGTCGGCGTCGTCGATGCGGTTCGCAACGTCGAGCAGAACTTCACCAACTTCAGGCGGACCGTGCGCGAATACAGCCTCACCGGCGAGGATACGCTGATCGCCGAGGCGGGCAAGCGCCGCGCCGAGCTGCAAGACAACATCCAGCAGGCGATGCAGCTTGTTCGCGATCCCGGTCGTCGTGCGGCGATGGTCGAACTCGGCAGCAAGTTCGCCTCCTATGTCGCGCAGTTCGACGAGCTGACCAAGCTCCGGCAGGATCAGAACAGGTTGTCGGCGACCGTGCTCGGACCGGTGGGTCAGCGGATCGTCGGCCAGCTCGAGCAACTGCAATCCGCGACGATGAGCGGCGACGGCAACAGTGATCAGGCGCTCCTGGTCGGACAAGCGATGAAGCAGTTTCTGCTGCTGCGGCTGTCCGCCAGCAAGGTCCTGGGCATTCATCTGGAGAAGGCCGCCCAGGCCGGCGCCGAAAAGGCGCTCGCCGATTTCAGAACCGTGCTGTCGACCATGAAGACGGTGCTCGCCACCGCGGCCGAGCGCAAGCAGCTCGCCGCGATCGAGGCCGACCTTGCGATCTACGCCGACGGCTACCAGCAGTCGGTGCGCGATGTCGTCGGGATCGATGCGACCATCGCGGCGATGACCAAGGTGGCGCAATCGCTTGCGCTCGATGCAGCGACCATCAAGCAGTCCGGTGTCGCCGAACAGAAGCAGATCGGCCACCAGACCGCGGCGCTGATCGGCGAGACCCAGACCCAGATCCTGCTGATCACTCTCGGCGCGATGGCGATCGGCTTCGTGCTCGCCTGGTTGATCGGACGCGCGGTGTCGGGGCCGATCGTGGCGATGTCCGGCGTGATGAAGGAACTGGCTGCCGGCAACACCGATGTCGAGATCGTCGGCTCCGGCCGTCTCGACGAGATCGGGCTGATGGCCTGTACGGTCGAGGTGTTTCGCAACAACTCGCTCGAATGCGACCGGCTGAAGGCCGAGCAGGAGGAAGCCGAGCGCCGGGTCGCCGCCGAGCACAAGGCGGAGATGCAGCGCCTCGCCGATCATTTCGAAGGCGCGGTCGGCGAGATCATCGAGACCGTGACCTCGGCCGCGACCGAGCTCGAGGCATCCGCCGGGACGCTGACCTCCACCGCCGAGCATTCGCAGGAGCTCGCCACCTCGGTCGCTGCGGCGTCCGAACAGGCATCGTCGAACGTGCAGTCGGTGGCGTCGGCGACCGAGCAGATGACCTCGTCGATCACCGAGATCAGTCGTCAGGTTCAGGAATCGGCGCGGATCGCCGGCGACGCGGTCGATCAGGCGCGCAAGACCAACGACCGCATCGGCCAACTCGCGGATGCGGCAAATCGGATCGGCGCCGTGGTCGAACTGATCAACACCATCGCCGGCCAGACCAATCTGCTGGCGCTCAACGCCACCATCGAAGCGGCGCGCGCCGGCGACGCCGGCCGCGGCTTCGCGGTGGTGGCGCAGGAGGTGAAGGCGCTGGCCGAACAGACCGGGAAGGCGACCGGCGAGATCAGTCAGCAGATCGGCAGTATGCAGTCGGCGACGCAGGAGTCGGTCGGGGCGATCCGCGAGATCGGCGGCACCATCGAGCGGATGTCGGAGATCGCATCGACCATCGCCTCGGCTGTGGAAGAACAGGGGGCGGCGACGCAGGAGATCTCCCGCAACGTGCAGCAGGCGGCGCGTGGTACGCAGGACGTGTCGGCCCACGTCGTCGACGTGCAGCGTGGCGCCACTGAGACCGGCACCGCGTCGGCACAGGTCCACTCCGCCGCGCAATTGCTGTCGCGCGACAGCAATCGCCTCAAGGACGAAGTCACCCGCTTCGTCGAGACGGTGCGGGCGGCGTAG
- a CDS encoding TonB-dependent receptor codes for MSSVSCAGLRRSLLLSTSLLSLPLAAFAVSAIALSPSPASAQAASSLSTIVVDSAKPRAKPRVRAPTTSPQRGPVIRAAAMPPPPAAPAAEPVSPSATTLPGSAAVARSLGTSDTASLVTDIPGGAVWGAGGVSSLPALNGVGADRVQVAINSMLISPACPNEMNPPLSFVNPQMIASMRAYLGVAPVSVGGDYIGGKIDVTTAPPLFASGPSLLTTATVSGFYRSNGNAYGVDARATIANQDTSVTYTGGWARSSNYKAGNGMTVKSTLWEVQNHAVSISRQSAGNLFTLQVGGQFIPYQGYVNQYMDMVSNRSMFVNGRYDGVFDWGKLETSAFYHRIRHTMGFIAPDKIADMPMDTRGTDLGYNIKASVIASDHDLIRIGNETHAYRLDDWWDPVPGSGMMMSPNTFININDGRRTRLGTFVEWERHWNREWTTLFGLRNDVVWMGTGNVQGYSSMYAADAARFNGGDRDRTDVNFDGSALIRYEPNAISQFELGLARKTRSPNLYERYTWSNTAMAMKMIGWFGDGNGYVGNVDLAPEKAHTVSFTAAWHDPAQKLWEVRVTPYYSYVQDYIDVNRCFVAGSLSCNAANLTKSSAFVFLQFANHDAELYGVNLDGRLTAWDNSAYGRGVLRGQFAYVHGRRTDGINLYHVMPVNAKLGLDHELGGWVNGIELQLVGAKTQVSEVRNETTTSAYALLNLRTGYRWENVRLDIGVDNVFDKFYTLPLGGADLVDYRAASMMGGSSPIWGYGVPGMGRSFNTRLTVSF; via the coding sequence ATGTCGTCCGTTTCCTGCGCCGGCCTGCGCCGGTCCCTGCTGCTGTCCACCTCGCTGCTGTCGCTGCCGTTAGCGGCGTTTGCCGTCTCCGCCATCGCGTTGTCGCCATCGCCGGCTTCGGCACAAGCGGCGAGCAGTCTGTCGACCATCGTGGTCGATTCCGCCAAGCCACGTGCCAAGCCGCGCGTTCGCGCCCCGACAACCTCGCCGCAGCGCGGTCCCGTGATCCGCGCCGCCGCCATGCCGCCGCCGCCCGCAGCGCCGGCGGCCGAGCCGGTCTCCCCCTCGGCCACCACGCTGCCGGGCTCGGCGGCAGTAGCGCGCAGCCTCGGCACCAGCGATACGGCGTCGTTGGTCACCGACATTCCCGGCGGCGCGGTGTGGGGCGCCGGCGGCGTCTCCAGCCTGCCGGCGCTGAACGGCGTCGGTGCCGACCGTGTGCAGGTGGCGATCAACTCGATGCTGATCAGCCCGGCGTGCCCGAACGAGATGAATCCGCCGCTGTCCTTCGTCAATCCGCAGATGATCGCCAGCATGCGCGCCTATCTGGGTGTCGCGCCGGTCAGCGTCGGCGGCGACTACATCGGCGGCAAGATCGACGTCACCACCGCGCCGCCGCTGTTCGCGAGCGGGCCGAGCCTGCTGACCACCGCGACGGTCTCGGGCTTCTATCGCAGCAACGGCAACGCCTACGGCGTCGATGCGCGCGCCACGATCGCCAATCAGGACACCAGCGTCACCTACACCGGCGGCTGGGCCCGCTCGAGCAACTACAAGGCCGGCAACGGCATGACGGTGAAGTCGACGCTGTGGGAGGTGCAGAACCACGCCGTCAGCATCTCGCGGCAGAGCGCCGGCAACCTGTTCACGCTGCAGGTCGGCGGGCAGTTCATCCCGTATCAGGGCTACGTCAACCAGTACATGGACATGGTGTCCAACCGCTCGATGTTCGTCAACGGCCGCTACGACGGCGTGTTCGACTGGGGCAAGCTGGAGACGTCGGCGTTCTATCACCGCATCCGGCACACCATGGGCTTCATCGCGCCGGACAAGATCGCCGACATGCCGATGGATACCCGCGGCACCGACCTCGGCTACAATATCAAGGCGTCGGTGATCGCCTCTGACCACGATCTGATCCGCATCGGCAACGAGACCCATGCGTACCGCCTCGACGACTGGTGGGATCCGGTGCCGGGCTCCGGGATGATGATGTCGCCCAACACCTTCATCAACATCAACGACGGCCGCCGCACCCGGCTCGGCACCTTCGTCGAGTGGGAGCGGCACTGGAATCGGGAATGGACGACGCTGTTCGGCCTGCGCAACGATGTGGTGTGGATGGGGACGGGGAACGTCCAGGGCTACAGTTCGATGTACGCAGCCGATGCGGCACGCTTCAATGGCGGCGACCGCGACCGCACCGACGTCAATTTCGACGGCTCGGCGCTGATCCGCTATGAACCCAACGCGATCAGCCAGTTCGAGCTCGGCCTCGCGCGCAAGACCCGCTCGCCGAATTTGTATGAGCGCTACACCTGGTCGAACACCGCGATGGCGATGAAGATGATCGGCTGGTTCGGCGACGGCAACGGCTATGTCGGCAACGTCGATCTCGCTCCGGAGAAGGCTCATACGGTGAGCTTCACCGCGGCGTGGCACGATCCGGCGCAGAAGCTGTGGGAGGTCCGGGTTACGCCGTATTACAGCTATGTGCAGGACTACATCGACGTGAACCGCTGCTTCGTCGCGGGCAGCTTGAGCTGCAATGCGGCGAACCTGACCAAGAGTAGCGCCTTCGTGTTCCTGCAGTTCGCCAACCACGACGCCGAACTCTACGGCGTCAATCTCGACGGGCGGCTGACGGCGTGGGACAATTCGGCTTACGGCCGGGGCGTACTCCGCGGCCAGTTCGCCTACGTGCACGGCCGGCGCACCGACGGCATCAATTTGTATCACGTGATGCCGGTCAACGCGAAGCTCGGGCTCGATCACGAACTCGGCGGCTGGGTCAACGGCATCGAGCTGCAACTGGTCGGCGCCAAGACCCAGGTGAGCGAAGTGCGCAACGAAACCACCACCTCGGCCTACGCGCTGCTCAACCTGCGCACCGGCTATCGCTGGGAGAATGTGCGGCTCGACATCGGCGTCGATAACGTGTTCGACAAGTTCTACACCCTGCCGCTCGGCGGGGCCGACCTCGTCGACTACCGCGCCGCCTCGATGATGGGCGGCTCGTCGCCGATCTGGGGCTACGGCGTGCCCGGCATGGGCCGCTCGTTCAACACCCGCCTGACCGTGTCCTTCTGA
- a CDS encoding TIGR03808 family TAT-translocated repetitive protein: MAPHRRDVLGILASAGALALTATPLAAAPTSRRGRDAALSGVRPDSSEDQTTALQRAIDDAATRRVPLALPPGTYRTGRLRLPSGAQLSGVRGATRLLFTGGPSLFDSQGAETATLSGLVIDGAGIPLPSRRGLVHCIDAQDLLIQDCAITASGGSGVWLEATSGAISNNTLTKIAVTGVVSFDAKGLRVDRNTIIDTNHNGIEILRTAIGDDGTLVTGNRIENIKAGPGGSGQYGNAINAFRAGNVVISGNRIKDCDYSAVRGNSASNIQITGNSVSDVREVALYSEFAFEGAVIASNTVDGAALGVSVCNFNEGGRLSTVQGNIIRNLRPKRPIGTAPDDDAGIGIYVEADTAVSGNVIENAPSFGIVAGWGKYLRDVAITGNVVRRSFIGIGVSLMDGAGTVTITGNTIAETPRGAVVGLDHATPVTPDLTLPGATRFTQVALGSNSVR; the protein is encoded by the coding sequence ATGGCCCCGCACCGCCGCGACGTCCTCGGCATTCTGGCATCCGCCGGCGCGCTGGCGCTAACCGCCACCCCGCTCGCCGCCGCTCCGACGTCGCGCCGCGGCCGCGATGCCGCGCTGTCCGGCGTCCGTCCTGATAGTTCCGAAGACCAGACCACCGCCCTGCAACGCGCGATCGACGACGCCGCCACGCGGCGCGTGCCGCTGGCGCTGCCGCCGGGGACCTATCGCACCGGCCGGCTGAGGCTGCCGTCCGGCGCGCAGCTCTCCGGCGTGCGTGGCGCCACCCGCCTGCTCTTCACCGGCGGGCCATCGCTGTTCGACAGCCAGGGCGCGGAGACGGCGACGCTGTCCGGTCTCGTCATCGACGGCGCCGGCATTCCGCTGCCGAGCCGGCGGGGCCTCGTGCACTGCATCGACGCGCAGGACTTGCTGATCCAGGATTGCGCGATCACCGCCAGCGGCGGCTCCGGCGTCTGGCTGGAGGCGACGTCCGGCGCGATCAGCAACAACACATTGACGAAGATCGCGGTCACCGGCGTGGTGTCGTTCGACGCCAAGGGGCTGCGCGTCGATCGCAACACCATCATCGACACCAACCACAACGGCATCGAAATCCTGCGCACCGCGATCGGCGACGACGGCACGCTGGTCACCGGCAACCGGATCGAGAACATCAAGGCCGGCCCGGGCGGCTCGGGCCAGTACGGCAACGCCATCAACGCGTTTCGCGCCGGCAACGTGGTGATCAGCGGCAACCGCATCAAGGATTGCGATTACTCCGCGGTGCGCGGCAATTCCGCCTCGAACATCCAGATCACCGGCAACAGCGTGTCCGACGTGCGCGAGGTGGCACTGTATTCGGAATTCGCTTTCGAAGGCGCGGTGATCGCGAGCAATACCGTGGACGGCGCCGCGCTCGGCGTCTCGGTGTGCAATTTCAACGAGGGCGGACGGCTCAGCACCGTTCAGGGCAATATCATCCGCAACCTCAGGCCGAAGCGGCCGATCGGCACCGCGCCGGACGACGACGCCGGCATCGGCATCTATGTCGAGGCCGACACCGCGGTGTCGGGCAACGTCATCGAAAACGCACCCTCGTTCGGCATCGTCGCCGGCTGGGGCAAGTATCTGCGCGACGTTGCCATCACCGGCAATGTCGTGCGCAGGAGTTTCATCGGCATCGGCGTCTCTCTGATGGACGGCGCCGGCACCGTGACGATCACCGGCAACACGATCGCCGAAACCCCGCGCGGCGCAGTGGTCGGGCTCGATCATGCAACACCGGTGACGCCGGATCTGACCCTGCCGGGCGCCACGCGGTTCACCCAGGTCGCGCTCGGCAGCAATTCGGTGCGGTGA
- a CDS encoding pyroglutamyl-peptidase I: protein MSGLRILITGFGPFPGAPFNPTPALVDRLVKLRRPALDDVTRAGHVFNVSYRAVDRDLPALLAQHRPDALLMFGLAASTRHVRIETRARNAITTLWPDAEQVTLRHGQIAPGEAARGFGPHGARLARAAQLTGIDARLSRDAGRYLCNYLCWRGIEATQAPGGPRLTAFVHVPLISRDGTAWPGSRITAEHLVDAGEAMLLELVRLTRAARRAAA from the coding sequence GTGAGCGGCCTGCGCATCCTGATCACCGGCTTCGGACCGTTTCCCGGTGCGCCGTTCAATCCGACTCCCGCGCTGGTCGACCGTCTCGTGAAATTGCGCCGACCGGCATTGGACGACGTCACGCGTGCCGGCCACGTCTTCAACGTCAGCTACCGCGCGGTCGATCGCGACCTGCCGGCGCTGCTGGCGCAGCATCGGCCCGATGCGCTGCTGATGTTCGGCCTCGCCGCGTCGACCCGGCACGTCCGGATCGAGACCCGCGCCCGCAACGCCATCACCACGCTGTGGCCCGACGCCGAGCAGGTGACGCTGCGCCACGGCCAGATCGCGCCGGGCGAAGCTGCGCGCGGGTTCGGTCCGCATGGCGCGAGGCTGGCGCGCGCAGCGCAGCTCACCGGGATCGATGCGCGGCTGTCGCGCGACGCCGGGCGCTATCTGTGCAACTATCTGTGCTGGCGCGGGATCGAGGCGACGCAGGCGCCGGGCGGCCCGCGCCTCACCGCCTTCGTGCACGTGCCGCTGATCAGCCGCGACGGCACCGCTTGGCCGGGAAGTCGGATCACCGCCGAGCATCTGGTCGATGCTGGCGAGGCCATGCTGCTCGAACTGGTGCGGCTGACCCGCGCGGCACGCCGCGCCGCAGCCTGA